One window of the Diospyros lotus cultivar Yz01 chromosome 12, ASM1463336v1, whole genome shotgun sequence genome contains the following:
- the LOC127814051 gene encoding NAC domain-containing protein 7, giving the protein MNTFSHVPPGFRFHPTDEELVDYYLRKKVASRRIDLDVIKDVDLYKIEPWDLQELCKIGTEEQNDWYFFSHKDKKYPTGTRTNRATKAGFWKATGRDKAIYSKHSLIGMRKTLVFYKGRAPNGQKSDWIMHEYRLETNENGTTQEEGWVVCRVFKKRLTTVRKMDEHGSPYWYDDHVSFMPDFDSPRQISQPYTPYHHRYSCKQELQLQYNVPQDPFLQLPQLESPKVAQSTETYNSLAPYGIDRTVSGSNWQSSTLAPEETLQNDNQQNSNLVYSNNEHAADQVTDWRVLDKLVASQLSQEDASKENSYAVADSASFQVAEHIDMLLSDSKKQDMDSEYASLSNPTCPIDLWK; this is encoded by the exons ATGAATACTTTTTCGCATGTTCCTCCAGGCTTTAGATTCCATCCTACAGATGAAGAACTGGTCGATTACTACCTTAGGAAGAAAGTTGCCTCAAGAAGGATTGACCTGGATGTCATCAAAGATGTAGATCTTTACAAGATTGAGCCATGGGATCTTCAAG AACTATGCAAAATTGGGACTGAGGAGCAGAATGATTGGTATTTCTTTAGCCATAAAGACAAGAAATATCCAACTGGAACTCGCACCAACAGAGCTACAAAAGCAGGATTTTGGAAGGCTACAGGAAGAGACAAGGCTATTTACTCCAAGCATAGTTTAATTGGCATGAGAAAGACTTTGGTGTTCTATAAAGGTCGAGCCCCGAATGGACAAAAGTCCGACTGGATAATGCACGAGTATAGGCTAGAAACCAATGAAAATGGGACGACTCAG GAAGAAGGATGGGTTGTCTGTAGGGTGTTCAAGAAGCGACTGACCACAGTGCGCAAAATGGATGAACATGGATCGCCATATTGGTACGATGATCACGTCTCATTCATGCCGGATTTTGATTCACCCAGACAGATATCTCAGCCCTATACTCCATACCATCATCGTTATTCCTGCAAGCAAGAGCTTCAATTGCAGTACAATGTGCCTCAAGACCCCTTCCTCCAGCTCCCTCAATTGGAAAGTCCCAAAGTTGCACAGTCCACTGAAACCTATAACTCTCTAGCACCCTACGGTATTGATAGGACTGTAAGTGGAAGCAATTGGCAGTCCTCAACACTTGCACCAGAAGAAACGTTACAGAACGACAATCAACAAAATTCCAACTTGGTTTACAGCAACAATGAGCACGCAGCAGATCAGGTGACTGATTGGCGAGTCCTTGACAAACTTGTCGCGTCTCAACTCAGCCAAGAAGATGCATCTAAGGAGAACAGCTACGCGGTCGCGGACTCGGCTTCGTTTCAAGTGGCTGAACATATTGACATGCTGCTCAGTGACTCCAAGAAGCAAGATATGGATTCAGAATATGCATCACTATCCAACCCCACGTGCCCAATTGATCTGTGGAAGTGA